One genomic region from Deltaproteobacteria bacterium encodes:
- a CDS encoding response regulator: MRKFFKLKIRHKLHCLVLVTTGGALLLNFLVSTFFTAQHFREFLRNELQSTFELISNTTSPTLLFKDKETGERLLQAIRAKTYITRAVVFTAEGDQHAIYYRSDVAAEFPAYSSLQIGMTCSDYTCSILQPISHEQNHIGALFIESDLSALDSQISQFAKSVAAVAFLSFALALILSSLLQRLISKPIIDLTKTADAISINHDYSVRIDNPGNDEISALSRTFNYMLDAIRDRDGELRAAKESAEAANKAKSAFLANMSHEIRTPINNVIGSVDMAYAANPPACVVKCLKMVEISAKVLSTVINDILDFSKIEAGKMNVDLVKLDIRTFLEEAIAPLRTNAEKKDIRFSLHIDDDVPTYIMSDSVRLTQILTNLIGNAAKFTKKQGGVINVRVAKADSKAGDGALKSEPKIQISVVDNGIGIQKEKQQTIFESFSQADNSTTRQYGGTGLGLTIAAQLAKLLGGDIWVESVVNEGTTFHFTISSGRVDEDAARPNETNASNGDESELSKPALRRCRILVVDDNEMGQQIAKFRLERWGQAVTIAVNGEEAVELFKSEKLDIILMDCQMPVMDGLTATKLIREIEQSRAGEGTTPSRIPILAMTANAIDGADDECYQAGMDAYVSKPIKEEEFINAISKFVIERQPNI; the protein is encoded by the coding sequence ATGCGCAAATTCTTCAAGCTAAAAATAAGACACAAGCTGCACTGCCTAGTTCTCGTGACTACAGGTGGCGCACTGTTACTTAACTTTCTAGTCTCAACGTTCTTTACAGCACAGCATTTTCGAGAATTTCTAAGGAACGAGCTACAGTCTACATTTGAGCTTATCTCAAACACCACCTCACCGACTCTTTTGTTTAAGGACAAGGAGACAGGGGAAAGATTACTTCAAGCTATAAGGGCCAAGACGTACATCACCCGGGCGGTCGTGTTTACCGCAGAGGGCGATCAACATGCGATCTACTACCGAAGCGATGTGGCAGCAGAGTTTCCTGCATATAGCTCGCTACAAATTGGCATGACCTGCTCAGATTACACATGCAGCATCTTGCAGCCGATATCCCATGAACAGAACCATATAGGCGCGCTTTTTATTGAGTCCGATTTAAGCGCTTTAGATTCTCAAATATCACAGTTTGCTAAAAGCGTCGCTGCAGTGGCATTTTTATCTTTTGCCCTAGCGCTCATATTGTCATCCTTACTTCAACGGCTAATATCAAAGCCTATAATAGATTTAACCAAAACAGCTGATGCAATTTCGATAAACCATGACTACAGTGTACGGATCGATAATCCTGGGAATGATGAGATCAGTGCATTAAGCAGAACTTTTAACTACATGCTTGATGCCATTCGCGACCGCGATGGAGAACTTCGCGCGGCAAAAGAGTCTGCAGAGGCGGCCAATAAAGCAAAATCGGCGTTCCTAGCCAATATGAGCCATGAGATTCGCACTCCTATAAACAACGTGATTGGGTCTGTAGACATGGCGTATGCGGCCAATCCGCCGGCGTGTGTGGTTAAATGCCTAAAAATGGTTGAAATCTCGGCTAAAGTGCTCAGCACGGTCATTAATGACATTTTGGATTTTTCCAAAATTGAGGCCGGAAAAATGAATGTAGATTTGGTTAAACTAGACATCCGAACTTTCTTGGAAGAGGCTATAGCACCACTAAGGACAAACGCCGAAAAAAAGGACATCCGTTTCTCACTACATATCGACGACGATGTTCCTACATACATAATGAGCGATAGCGTTCGCTTAACCCAAATATTAACAAATCTTATCGGCAACGCTGCGAAGTTCACTAAGAAGCAAGGCGGCGTTATTAATGTCCGAGTGGCAAAAGCCGATTCTAAAGCGGGCGACGGTGCGTTGAAATCAGAGCCTAAAATACAAATTTCCGTTGTAGATAACGGCATTGGTATTCAAAAGGAAAAGCAACAAACCATTTTCGAGTCTTTTAGCCAGGCCGACAACTCTACAACGCGCCAATACGGCGGCACCGGGCTAGGGCTTACCATTGCCGCGCAATTAGCAAAATTGCTAGGAGGCGATATTTGGGTTGAAAGCGTAGTTAACGAAGGAACTACCTTTCATTTCACTATCTCGTCGGGAAGAGTCGACGAAGACGCGGCAAGGCCCAACGAGACTAATGCCAGTAACGGAGACGAGAGCGAGCTTTCCAAGCCCGCCCTAAGACGGTGTAGAATCCTAGTCGTTGACGACAACGAGATGGGTCAGCAAATTGCGAAATTCAGACTGGAAAGATGGGGTCAGGCCGTCACTATCGCGGTTAATGGCGAAGAAGCAGTAGAGCTATTTAAGAGCGAGAAGTTAGATATAATTTTAATGGATTGCCAAATGCCAGTAATGGATGGTCTCACAGCCACGAAACTAATCCGCGAGATTGAGCAGAGTCGTGCTGGTGAAGGCACAACTCCTAGTCGCATTCCAATACTCGCCATGACGGCTAACGCAATAGACGGTGCCGATGACGAGTGTTATCAGGCTGGCATGGACGCTTACGTTTCTAAGCCAATCAAGGAAGAGGAGTTCATCAACGCAATAAGCAAATTTGTAATTGAGAGACAGCCGAATATTTAG